In one Legionella clemsonensis genomic region, the following are encoded:
- a CDS encoding riboflavin synthase has translation MFTGLIEERGEVISNVQNKVANRLIIRSPFGQLQAGESIAVNGVCLTLLPEQGEHLAFDVSPETLSLTTLNRLQQGDWVNLERAMSASARFGGHYVSGHVDTTASLKAMASIGEYLKIIVGDFAVCASMYLLPKGSITLDGVSLTINKVAENEIELMLVPHTLAKTTLGQLSIGQRVNVEFDYLTRIVAHQLKIAGQLNKEVEV, from the coding sequence ATGTTTACTGGATTAATTGAAGAACGCGGTGAAGTTATTTCCAATGTTCAAAATAAGGTGGCAAATCGACTTATTATCAGATCGCCCTTTGGACAATTGCAAGCAGGTGAGAGTATCGCTGTTAATGGAGTATGCTTGACATTATTACCAGAACAGGGCGAGCATCTTGCTTTTGATGTATCTCCAGAAACCTTGTCCTTAACCACATTAAATCGGTTGCAGCAAGGTGATTGGGTTAACTTGGAACGTGCTATGTCCGCATCGGCCCGTTTTGGGGGGCATTATGTGAGCGGACATGTGGATACCACAGCTTCTCTTAAGGCAATGGCATCAATAGGTGAGTATTTAAAAATCATCGTCGGTGATTTTGCAGTTTGTGCTAGTATGTATCTTTTGCCTAAAGGTAGTATTACGCTTGATGGTGTGAGTCTTACTATTAACAAAGTCGCGGAAAATGAGATTGAATTAATGCTGGTGCCGCACACTCTGGCAAAAACTACGTTAGGTCAATTAAGTATTGGCCAGCGTGTAAATGTGGAATTTGATTATTTGACTCGTATCGTGGCACATCAGCTCAAGATCGCGGGACAATTAAATAAAGAGGTTGAAGTATGA
- a CDS encoding VOC family protein: protein MIGLPPRANYTLFIFHLIAAMMNTLFHLAFPVHDFAQAKIFYHDQLGFNIGRESEHALIFQCGAGQIVAHKVETPVPEQKGIYPRHFGLIFLNKQEFDEFANRINAQKIKFEIAPKRRFANTRIEHYSFFLKDPSNNLLEFKHYIYPSAIFGETTFKQVGENR, encoded by the coding sequence ATGATTGGTTTACCCCCAAGAGCAAATTATACTTTATTCATCTTTCACTTAATTGCTGCGATGATGAATACGCTATTTCATTTGGCATTCCCAGTGCATGATTTTGCACAAGCAAAAATTTTTTACCATGACCAGCTAGGCTTCAATATAGGGAGAGAGTCAGAACATGCCTTAATTTTTCAATGTGGTGCTGGTCAAATTGTAGCTCATAAAGTGGAGACACCTGTTCCTGAACAAAAAGGAATTTACCCACGTCACTTTGGTTTAATTTTCCTCAACAAACAAGAATTTGACGAATTTGCAAATCGCATTAATGCTCAGAAAATAAAATTTGAGATAGCCCCGAAACGTCGTTTTGCTAACACCAGAATTGAACACTATTCTTTCTTTTTAAAAGATCCGAGCAATAATTTACTTGAGTTTAAGCATTATATTTATCCCTCTGCCATTTTTGGTGAAACTACTTTTAAGCAGGTTGGAGAAAACCGGTAA
- the ribD gene encoding bifunctional diaminohydroxyphosphoribosylaminopyrimidine deaminase/5-amino-6-(5-phosphoribosylamino)uracil reductase RibD yields MHNYFMLAALEQAWLGRGTCAPNPSVGAVAVHRGEIIARAWHPGAGNPHAEQLVLQQVPENLRDVTLYVTLEPCNHWGRTPPCVEAIIQRNIAQVVYGFSDPNPLVAANDTPKLLQNAGLEVLHYPLKEIDSFYQSYRYWTLTKKPWVTAKIAQTLDGKIAGVNGIPCQLSNVDCNEFTHQKRLYTDIILTTAKTIIKDNPRLNVRLKDKTYSKPLAIIDRSLSLTGKEEIFSTATHCHIFYQEGYSVKMPLPKCSYHAVPVKNKQLNLKAVIYHLGRLGFHDVWVEAGGILFSALHRENLVQRTYLYLVPTVLGENTTPAFCGDFVFTRKKRVSWEVKADNVIACLDWQEN; encoded by the coding sequence ATGCACAACTACTTTATGCTGGCTGCCCTCGAACAAGCCTGGCTCGGACGGGGTACTTGTGCGCCAAATCCAAGCGTGGGTGCTGTTGCTGTACATCGCGGTGAGATTATAGCTCGTGCTTGGCATCCAGGGGCAGGAAACCCACATGCAGAACAATTGGTATTGCAGCAAGTTCCTGAAAATTTACGAGATGTCACGCTTTATGTGACTCTGGAACCTTGTAATCATTGGGGTAGGACGCCACCTTGTGTTGAAGCGATCATTCAACGAAATATCGCGCAAGTTGTTTATGGGTTTTCTGATCCTAATCCGCTGGTTGCTGCCAATGATACGCCAAAGCTTTTACAAAACGCAGGACTTGAAGTATTACATTATCCTCTTAAGGAGATTGATAGTTTTTACCAGAGTTATCGTTATTGGACCTTAACCAAAAAACCTTGGGTTACTGCTAAAATTGCACAAACTTTGGATGGTAAAATTGCTGGTGTCAATGGTATTCCCTGTCAACTCTCTAACGTTGATTGTAATGAATTTACTCATCAAAAACGGCTATATACCGATATTATTCTGACAACGGCAAAGACAATTATTAAAGATAATCCACGTTTAAATGTGCGTTTAAAGGACAAGACTTACAGCAAACCATTGGCCATTATTGATAGGTCTTTAAGTTTGACAGGGAAGGAAGAAATTTTTAGCACGGCCACGCATTGTCATATTTTTTATCAGGAAGGTTATTCCGTTAAAATGCCTTTGCCAAAATGCAGTTATCATGCTGTACCTGTTAAGAACAAGCAGCTTAATCTTAAGGCTGTAATTTATCATCTTGGCCGCTTAGGATTTCACGATGTGTGGGTTGAGGCTGGCGGCATTTTATTTTCAGCATTGCATCGGGAAAATTTAGTACAGCGAACCTATCTCTATCTGGTGCCCACTGTTTTAGGTGAGAATACGACGCCAGCATTTTGTGGTGATTTTGTGTTTACCAGAAAAAAGAGGGTTTCATGGGAAGTAAAAGCTGACAATGTCATAGCATGTCTGGACTGGCAGGAGAATTGA
- a CDS encoding MFS transporter, whose protein sequence is MNKSITRIVAWGIWLVASLFYAYQYILRVMPNIMLDNFIQQFHIDSAVFGQFSGIYYIGYSLMHLPIGIMLDRFGPRKVMTCCILLTVLGLLPIVFAEHWIYPMIGRALIGMGSSAAILGTFKIIRMGFKEEHFTRMLSFAVTIGLIGAIYGGGPVSFLCTVLGYKVVVELFAIFGLLLAAFTYFIIPEINKPSCTTSIIADVKKVVTHRQIIALCLLSGLMVGPLEGFADVWGSAFIREVYGYNRSLASYLPSMIFIGMCFGAPVLSFIAEKTRNYLGVIIGSGFLMMVIFIALISKHMTSETMALGFILVGVCSAYQILAIYKASTYVPEQVAGITTAVANMIIMSFGYAFHTTIGMIINRFGGIKVSSAFIYGLGVIPITLSIAVIGFFILFYQERRRSFLVATA, encoded by the coding sequence ATGAATAAGTCAATCACACGTATAGTCGCCTGGGGAATATGGCTAGTAGCCTCCTTATTTTATGCCTATCAATACATTTTGCGCGTAATGCCCAATATTATGCTCGACAATTTTATCCAGCAATTTCATATTGATTCTGCGGTTTTTGGGCAATTTTCAGGGATTTATTACATTGGCTATTCATTAATGCACTTACCGATTGGCATTATGCTCGATCGTTTTGGCCCAAGAAAGGTAATGACTTGCTGCATTCTCCTTACAGTCCTTGGACTATTACCCATTGTTTTTGCTGAACACTGGATTTATCCCATGATTGGACGTGCTTTAATAGGCATGGGATCTTCCGCTGCCATTTTAGGAACATTCAAGATAATCCGTATGGGTTTTAAAGAAGAACACTTTACCCGTATGCTCAGTTTTGCGGTAACTATCGGTTTAATTGGGGCGATTTATGGAGGTGGACCTGTCAGCTTTTTGTGTACCGTATTAGGCTATAAAGTAGTTGTTGAACTTTTTGCTATATTTGGTCTCTTACTGGCTGCATTTACTTATTTTATTATCCCTGAAATTAACAAACCTTCCTGTACAACAAGTATTATCGCGGATGTAAAAAAAGTGGTTACCCACCGTCAAATTATTGCTCTATGCCTATTGTCAGGCTTGATGGTCGGTCCTCTGGAGGGGTTTGCAGACGTCTGGGGTTCAGCCTTTATAAGAGAAGTTTATGGGTACAATCGCTCACTTGCCAGTTATTTACCTTCCATGATTTTTATCGGTATGTGTTTTGGTGCGCCTGTGCTCAGCTTTATTGCTGAAAAAACACGTAATTATTTAGGAGTAATTATTGGCTCAGGCTTTTTAATGATGGTTATTTTTATAGCATTAATTTCAAAGCATATGACGAGCGAAACGATGGCATTGGGATTTATTCTGGTAGGGGTATGTTCTGCTTATCAAATTTTGGCCATTTATAAAGCCTCTACTTATGTGCCTGAACAAGTTGCAGGTATAACAACTGCAGTAGCTAATATGATTATTATGAGTTTTGGGTATGCCTTTCATACAACCATCGGAATGATAATCAATCGTTTTGGTGGGATTAAAGTGTCCTCTGCTTTCATTTATGGTCTGGGCGTAATCCCTATAACCTTAAGTATTGCAGTGATTGGATTCTTTATTCTTTTTTATCAGGAGCGAAGAAGATCATTTTTAGTCGCCACTGCGTAG
- the ribB gene encoding 3,4-dihydroxy-2-butanone-4-phosphate synthase → MTSPFATIEQAIATLKAGRMIILIDDENRENEGDLVIAAQHVTPEAINFMARYGRGLICLPMAQSLIERLQLPLMARNNRSPYGTAFTISIEAARGVSTGISARDRAHTIQVAIDPKSTPQDLISPGHVFPLSAKPGGVLERAGQTEGSVDLAILAGLTPAAVICEIINDDGTMSRRDDLARFSKEHDVPMVTIKDLIDYRICQEKLVEEIATTRLPLQDYGNFLMTAFKNAIDSCEHFALIKAPKIPNRIPLVRIHSECITGDVFGSCKCDCGAQLKQSLQKIADEGGILVYLRQEGRGIGLANKLKAYALQEQGYDTVEANLQLGFPADNREYAVAFQILKHFDINAVRLLTNNPKKVESIEKYGITVKERIPLMVHPTSENRHYLETKKQKLGHLLAID, encoded by the coding sequence ATGACAAGTCCTTTCGCAACCATTGAGCAGGCCATTGCAACATTAAAAGCCGGCCGCATGATTATTTTGATTGATGATGAGAATCGCGAGAATGAGGGTGATTTGGTAATAGCGGCTCAACATGTGACACCAGAAGCTATTAATTTTATGGCTCGCTATGGTCGCGGCCTTATTTGTTTGCCAATGGCACAAAGTCTTATTGAGAGGCTGCAGCTGCCTTTAATGGCTAGAAATAATCGCTCACCTTATGGAACTGCTTTCACCATTTCTATTGAAGCGGCTCGGGGTGTCTCCACTGGAATCTCAGCCAGAGATAGAGCCCATACCATTCAGGTTGCTATTGATCCGAAAAGTACTCCTCAAGATCTTATTTCTCCAGGACATGTGTTCCCTTTAAGCGCAAAACCTGGTGGTGTATTGGAGCGGGCTGGGCAAACAGAAGGGAGTGTTGATCTGGCTATTCTTGCTGGTCTGACACCTGCTGCTGTTATCTGTGAAATCATTAATGATGATGGTACGATGAGCCGCCGCGATGATTTGGCACGTTTTTCCAAGGAACATGATGTTCCTATGGTAACCATCAAAGATTTAATTGACTATCGTATTTGTCAGGAAAAATTGGTAGAAGAAATTGCAACCACCAGGCTTCCTTTGCAGGATTATGGTAACTTTTTAATGACTGCCTTTAAAAATGCCATTGATTCTTGTGAGCACTTTGCCTTAATCAAGGCACCGAAAATTCCAAACCGTATACCTTTAGTACGTATTCATTCTGAATGCATTACGGGTGATGTGTTCGGTTCTTGCAAATGTGATTGTGGTGCTCAATTAAAACAATCGCTACAGAAAATAGCTGATGAGGGAGGGATTTTAGTTTACTTGCGCCAGGAGGGACGAGGCATCGGTTTAGCCAATAAGCTGAAAGCTTATGCTTTACAAGAGCAAGGTTATGATACCGTTGAGGCAAATCTCCAACTTGGTTTTCCTGCAGACAATCGAGAGTATGCAGTTGCTTTTCAAATTTTAAAGCACTTCGACATTAATGCAGTTCGATTGTTAACGAATAACCCCAAGAAAGTCGAATCCATTGAGAAATACGGCATTACAGTAAAGGAGCGTATTCCATTAATGGTGCATCCTACCAGTGAAAATCGGCATTATTTAGAAACTAAAAAACAAAAACTGGGACATTTATTAGCGATTGATTAG
- a CDS encoding M48 family metalloprotease, with protein sequence MSILLFPGFMVDSYALSPYSTRELEALEKEFIQLINQSDSIERNPLAIQYINHLGKKLARFAQIPTPYFFIVKSGEINAFAGPGGYIGINTQLILATKNESELAAVMAHEIAHVRLHHLYQRIQHEKQMRIPLLASMLASLALGVVNPTLGSGAMMASLSGFAQDNINFTRANEKEADRIGIDMLIKAGFDPRSMASFFKKMQENSRYYYSANIPAILRTHPLDDDRIAEAENRSQRLTAKNIPDALDYRLFKELIRVSVASNNKQLLDYYQLECSKKNSDAACQYGHALAFLGINQFQQAQVYLTPLLNHDQDNLFYQIAMAQAETGNKQFEVALKRLANLQANYPENYAALMAQAQGLLAADKTEQAASVLLKGSRLFKQDLPLCETLAQAQAASRHKDYAYFTQARCQLLQGRKREAMRQLKQAKLLAQKDQYLQARITAMMEEVKFLSEN encoded by the coding sequence ATGTCAATCCTGTTGTTCCCGGGCTTTATGGTTGATAGCTATGCACTCTCCCCTTATTCAACACGCGAACTTGAAGCGCTGGAAAAGGAATTTATTCAATTAATAAATCAATCAGACAGTATTGAACGCAATCCTTTGGCCATTCAATATATTAACCATCTGGGGAAAAAATTGGCTCGATTCGCCCAAATTCCCACGCCTTATTTTTTTATTGTTAAATCCGGTGAAATTAATGCCTTTGCAGGCCCTGGAGGCTATATTGGCATTAATACTCAATTAATTCTGGCGACTAAAAACGAGAGTGAACTTGCAGCTGTCATGGCTCACGAAATTGCTCACGTTCGCTTGCATCATCTTTATCAGCGGATTCAGCATGAAAAGCAAATGCGTATTCCCCTGCTAGCCTCCATGTTAGCCTCCCTGGCGTTAGGTGTTGTTAATCCCACCTTAGGAAGTGGCGCCATGATGGCTTCCTTAAGCGGATTCGCACAAGATAACATTAATTTTACGCGGGCAAATGAGAAAGAGGCTGATCGTATTGGGATTGATATGTTAATTAAAGCTGGCTTTGACCCACGTAGTATGGCCAGTTTCTTTAAAAAAATGCAGGAAAACTCCCGTTACTATTACTCTGCCAATATTCCAGCAATTTTAAGAACCCACCCTCTTGATGACGATCGAATTGCTGAGGCTGAAAATCGTAGCCAGCGGCTAACTGCCAAAAACATACCAGATGCCTTGGATTATCGTCTGTTTAAAGAATTAATTCGTGTTTCTGTTGCTAGCAACAACAAGCAATTACTGGATTATTATCAGCTTGAATGTTCTAAGAAAAATAGCGATGCAGCTTGCCAATATGGCCATGCCCTGGCTTTTCTTGGCATTAATCAATTTCAACAAGCTCAAGTTTATTTAACACCCTTGCTAAACCATGATCAGGATAATCTTTTTTATCAGATTGCCATGGCACAAGCAGAAACAGGCAACAAGCAATTTGAGGTAGCACTGAAAAGACTTGCTAATTTGCAGGCTAATTACCCTGAGAATTATGCAGCCCTAATGGCTCAAGCTCAAGGCTTATTGGCAGCAGATAAAACAGAACAAGCCGCTAGCGTGTTGTTAAAAGGCTCAAGATTGTTTAAACAGGATTTACCCTTGTGCGAGACATTAGCACAAGCACAAGCAGCTTCTCGACATAAAGATTATGCTTATTTCACCCAAGCGCGTTGCCAACTTTTGCAGGGACGAAAAAGAGAGGCCATGCGTCAATTAAAGCAAGCTAAATTACTTGCTCAAAAAGATCAATATTTGCAAGCGCGTATTACAGCAATGATGGAAGAGGTTAAATTTTTGTCTGAAAACTAG